One segment of Alnus glutinosa chromosome 2, dhAlnGlut1.1, whole genome shotgun sequence DNA contains the following:
- the LOC133861789 gene encoding uncharacterized protein LOC133861789: MLEGIRTSLMRRYQRKREIIAAMEGNVGPKIKEKLEIEEDEAGHCTPTFAGDGLFEVECRGRRYAVNLPAKTCGCRKWDVSGIPCAHAISSIWHGGGNPEDYLSPYFGKEMYLKAYTPIIYPVPSEEQWARTNQPIIEPPKARASSGRPKKLRNRGADETLNPYTVRKGGTKNQCRMCKKYGHNTRTCTARMQHDERQERRRNFYRKHAADLDCNLDRLDGSSSAPSVAQSTASMPSAPSSATSSAPCVGNPTHPTGSRGQKRRREDGSSSASGQGQGRGASSASTQSRGQRSTRGRGASSEGEGQGQGEGIATAQGRGQNTTRGRGESSTTTAQGRGQRSTKGRGASSQGEGIATAQGRGQKSNLGLATRIRISGRLRTSVLQTGMHKSKGKLLVDLTGNPAGPPKVPGGGPACSWGPPRSATGITFRVAPPDFDIHNLVAASTVIPQPEVQGVAKKNDKGKKKMWRV, translated from the exons ATGTTGGAAGGCATTAGGACAAGTTTGATGAGAAGGTACCAGCGGAAAAGAGAAATTATAGCTGCGATGGAAGGCAATGTTGGGCCAAAAATTAAGGAGAAGTTGGAGATAGAAGAAGATGAGGCCGGACATTGTACACCAACATTTGCTGGTGATGGTTTATTTGAGGTCGAGTGCAGGGGTAGAAGGTATGCTGTGAATTTACCTGCCAAGACATGTGGGTGCAGAAAGTGGGATGTTTCTGGTATCCCATGTGCTCATGCCATCTCATCAATATGGCATGGTGGAGGCAACCCTGAGGATTATCTGAGCCCATACTTTGGCAAGGAGATGTACCTAAAGGCATACACACCCATCATCTACCCTGTACCCAGTGAGGAGCAGTGGGCTAGGACAAATCAACCCATCATTGAACCACCTAAGGCAAGGGCATCTTCGGGAAGACCTAAAAAACTGAGGAACAGAGGGGCTGATGAGACCTTAAATCCCTACACAGTTAGAAAGGGTGGTACGAAGAACCAATGTAGGATGTGCAAAAAATATGGTCACAATACTAGAACATGCACTGCGAGGATGCAACATGATGAAAGACAAGAACGTAGGCGGAATTTCTATAGAAAACATGCAGCAGATCTTGACTGCAATCTTGACAGG ttggatGGTTCATCCAGTGCCCCATCTGTGGCCCAATCTACTGCATCAATGCCAAGTGCCCCATCCAGTGCCACATCCAGTGCCCCATGTGTTGGTAATCCTACTCACCCAACAGGAAGTAGGGGGcaaaagaggagaagagaagatgGTTCAAGCAGTGCGTCTGGACAAGGTCAGGGAAGGGGTGCAAGCAGTGCATCTACACAAAGTCGAGGTCAAAGGAGCACAAGAGGAAGGGGTGCAAGCAGTGAaggggaaggacaaggtcaggGTGAAGGCATTGCAACTGCACAAGGTAGAGGGCAAAATACGACAAGAGGAAGGGGTGAAAGCAGTACAACTACTGCACAAGGTCGAGGTCAAAGGAGCACAAAAGGAAGGGGTGCAAGCAGTCAGGGTGAAGGCATTGCTACTGCACAAGGTAGGGGGCAAAAGAGCAATCTCGGGTTGGCCACCAGGATAAGAATATCTGGCAGGTTGAGAACTTCTGTTTTACAAACAGGAATGCACAAGAGCAAAGGAAAACTCCTTGTCGATCTCACTGGAAACCCTGCTGGACCACCGAAAGTTCCAGGGGGTGGACCAGCATGCTCATGGGGTCCTCCCAGAAGTGCAACTGGTATCACTTTTAGAGTTGCTCCCCCTGATTTCGACATCCACAATTTGGTTGCTGCATCCACTGTCATTCCTCAACCAGAAGTACAAGGAgttgcaaagaagaatgacaaagggaagaaaaagatgtggagAGTCTGA